In Bacteroidia bacterium, one genomic interval encodes:
- a CDS encoding acetyl-CoA C-acyltransferase: protein MKEVYIVSAVRTPMGSFGGKLSSFSATRLGAIAIKGAIDRIKLNPSEIKEVYMGSVLQANLGQAPARQAAKFAGLPDTVQCTTINKVCASGMKAVMLAAQSIMLGDNDVIVAGGMESMSNVPFYMQNMRWGNKYGDVSAIDGLAKDGLTDVYHNYAMGNAADLCARECNFSRQDQDTYAIQSYKRSADAWAEGKFKDEIVPVEIPQRKGDPVIFAEDEEYKNVHFDKIPGLKPAFSKEGTVTAANASTMNDGAAALILMSKEKAEALGLKPLGRIRSYADAEQAPEWFTTTPSKALPRAVEKAGLKMSDLEFVELNEAFSVVALANMKEMNLDPVKVNVNGGAVALGHPLGCSGARILVTLLNVLKQNNAKIGGAAICNGGGGASAMVIERM from the coding sequence ATGAAAGAAGTATATATTGTATCGGCAGTGCGTACACCAATGGGAAGTTTCGGTGGCAAACTGTCATCATTTTCTGCAACCCGCTTGGGTGCAATAGCCATTAAAGGTGCTATTGATCGCATCAAACTCAACCCATCAGAAATCAAAGAAGTGTATATGGGTAGTGTTTTACAAGCCAACTTAGGACAAGCGCCCGCACGTCAGGCTGCGAAGTTTGCAGGCTTGCCCGACACCGTTCAATGTACTACAATCAATAAAGTTTGTGCTTCGGGAATGAAAGCTGTAATGTTAGCAGCACAGAGCATTATGCTTGGCGACAATGATGTAATTGTTGCCGGAGGTATGGAAAGCATGAGTAATGTTCCATTCTATATGCAAAATATGCGATGGGGAAATAAATATGGTGATGTTTCTGCCATTGATGGTTTGGCTAAAGATGGATTGACAGATGTTTATCATAATTATGCAATGGGAAATGCCGCGGATTTATGCGCAAGAGAATGTAATTTTTCACGTCAGGATCAGGATACCTATGCAATACAATCATACAAACGCAGTGCTGATGCCTGGGCTGAAGGAAAATTTAAGGATGAAATTGTTCCGGTCGAAATTCCGCAGCGCAAAGGGGATCCGGTTATTTTTGCAGAAGACGAAGAATATAAAAACGTACATTTTGATAAGATTCCGGGATTAAAACCCGCTTTCAGTAAAGAAGGAACCGTAACAGCTGCCAATGCTTCAACCATGAATGATGGTGCCGCTGCATTAATATTAATGAGTAAAGAAAAAGCAGAAGCCTTGGGACTGAAACCCCTTGGGCGTATCCGCAGTTATGCCGATGCAGAGCAAGCACCTGAATGGTTTACTACTACTCCATCAAAGGCATTGCCAAGAGCAGTTGAAAAAGCAGGCCTAAAAATGTCTGACTTAGAGTTTGTAGAACTCAACGAAGCATTTTCTGTAGTTGCTTTGGCCAATATGAAAGAAATGAATCTTGACCCTGTAAAAGTAAATGTCAATGGTGGTGCAGTTGCATTAGGTCATCCATTAGGATGCTCCGGTGCAAGAATATTAGTTACACTGCTAAATGTTTTAAAACAGAATAATGCAAAAATTGGTGGTGCCGCAATATGCAATGGTGGTGGTGGTGCCAGCGCTATGGTGATTGAAAGAATGTGA
- a CDS encoding T9SS type A sorting domain-containing protein, producing MKSLTTFVVCIMVSIQTTAQNNCGNPLQVNICPGVTLFNQTNAGMGDDIAGPSCNIVGEDVLYQVNISNGADKLFVSIKNCTGPFRVFAEKVCGSCMPLGSIYSILPECDLSVNTSNDTILYVWVDAATTINYDIAFGSDTNFTVINIPNTQGNLSFDGSVCATPPFEPTKPFFQIAVNGVYQTAPLFFSPLNVVDTVCITTFFKNTTGVEGVKRFVFDFPASGYLNPQIAPVIPGFYNAGNWVATASNGGQTWTMQFIDAAGIGRGDFTGTPNTCLAYEFCFTLIPISNIPQYTNAEVHITSDGFGAGFFGVIQQGCCPSFSTKCTTNFTSGGAVGGAQGFGFGFNDPGALPVELLSFTAKAEKNRVKLNWATAFEKNNSHFTIEKSADGLQWSKLASINSQGNGNVQQYYNYTDNYPVSGTSWYRLSQTDYDGKTETFPAQRVYVSPYHYSIFPNPVKDLLTIQFDTDEAPKIQMYNPVGNRVSVPIEWCSGMVKINTSQLPAGFYFLNIETYGVAEKEQIAIVR from the coding sequence ATGAAGAGTTTAACCACCTTTGTTGTTTGTATAATGGTTTCAATACAAACAACAGCACAAAACAACTGCGGCAATCCCTTGCAAGTTAACATTTGTCCCGGTGTAACACTATTTAATCAAACCAATGCCGGCATGGGGGATGACATTGCAGGACCATCATGTAACATTGTAGGTGAGGATGTACTCTATCAGGTAAACATTTCAAATGGAGCCGACAAACTTTTTGTTTCAATTAAAAATTGTACAGGTCCATTCAGGGTTTTTGCAGAAAAGGTTTGTGGATCGTGTATGCCTTTGGGAAGTATTTATTCTATATTGCCGGAATGCGATCTAAGTGTTAATACCTCAAATGATACAATACTTTATGTTTGGGTTGATGCAGCAACAACAATTAACTATGATATAGCTTTTGGCAGTGATACTAATTTTACAGTAATAAATATACCTAATACACAGGGCAATCTTTCGTTTGACGGAAGTGTATGTGCAACGCCTCCTTTTGAGCCAACAAAACCTTTCTTTCAGATAGCAGTTAATGGGGTTTATCAAACTGCACCATTATTTTTCTCACCATTAAATGTTGTCGATACTGTATGTATAACTACTTTTTTTAAAAATACAACAGGAGTCGAAGGAGTAAAAAGATTTGTGTTTGATTTTCCTGCATCCGGATATTTGAATCCACAGATTGCACCAGTAATTCCCGGATTTTATAATGCGGGTAATTGGGTGGCAACAGCATCTAATGGCGGGCAAACCTGGACAATGCAATTTATAGATGCTGCAGGTATTGGCAGAGGTGATTTTACCGGTACGCCAAATACGTGTTTAGCTTATGAGTTCTGTTTTACATTAATACCAATTTCAAACATTCCTCAATATACTAATGCAGAAGTTCATATTACCTCTGATGGATTTGGAGCAGGTTTTTTCGGAGTGATTCAACAAGGTTGTTGCCCTTCTTTTTCTACAAAATGCACCACAAACTTTACTTCAGGAGGTGCTGTTGGCGGAGCCCAAGGATTTGGATTTGGCTTTAACGATCCCGGTGCATTGCCTGTTGAGTTGCTATCATTTACTGCAAAAGCCGAAAAAAATAGGGTGAAGCTTAATTGGGCAACAGCATTTGAAAAAAACAACAGTCACTTTACAATTGAGAAGTCTGCAGATGGTTTGCAGTGGTCAAAATTGGCCAGCATAAATAGTCAGGGCAATGGAAATGTTCAACAGTATTATAACTATACCGACAATTATCCTGTGAGCGGCACTTCATGGTACAGATTGTCACAAACAGATTATGATGGAAAAACAGAAACGTTTCCTGCACAAAGAGTTTATGTAAGCCCTTATCATTATTCTATATTTCCCAATCCGGTAAAAGATTTATTGACTATTCAGTTTGACACTGATGAAGCACCTAAGATACAGATGTATAATCCGGTTGGCAATAGGGTTTCTGTTCCTATTGAATGGTGCAGTGGAATGGTTAAAATTAATACCTCTCAACTACCAGCAGGTTTCTATTTTTTAAACATTGAAACTTATGGTGTGGCTGAAAAAGAGCAAATTGCTATTGTCAGATAA
- a CDS encoding DNA alkylation repair protein yields MNKEIIQSIRKELKNIASEEVRNIASRFFKSGEIAKVYGVKSPVVRSIGKKYLQQIKLLSKENIFDICENLWQSSYLEESIIACMFTESIHKKIEVGDIKIFESWINKHVNNWASCDTFCNHTIGSYLIKFPQEVNILTKWAISKNRWMRRAAAVSLIVPARKGLFLSEIFMIADLLLTDDDDLVQKGYGWMLKSACQYNERDVFQYVMANKTVMPRTALRYAIEKMPDNLKRQAMSK; encoded by the coding sequence ATGAATAAAGAAATTATTCAAAGTATAAGAAAGGAACTAAAGAATATTGCAAGTGAAGAAGTACGCAACATTGCTTCGCGGTTTTTCAAATCAGGTGAAATAGCAAAAGTTTACGGAGTCAAATCGCCTGTTGTTAGAAGCATTGGCAAAAAATATTTACAACAAATAAAGCTGCTATCTAAAGAAAATATTTTTGATATATGTGAAAATCTTTGGCAGTCGTCATATCTGGAAGAATCCATCATTGCATGTATGTTTACAGAATCCATTCACAAAAAAATTGAAGTTGGTGATATTAAAATTTTTGAAAGCTGGATAAATAAACATGTCAACAATTGGGCATCATGTGATACATTTTGCAATCATACCATTGGAAGTTACCTGATTAAGTTTCCGCAAGAAGTTAATATACTGACAAAATGGGCAATCTCAAAAAACAGGTGGATGAGACGTGCAGCAGCAGTTTCGCTGATAGTGCCGGCACGAAAAGGATTATTTCTTTCTGAAATTTTTATGATTGCAGACCTGCTTCTTACTGATGATGATGATTTAGTACAGAAAGGATATGGGTGGATGCTGAAGTCTGCCTGTCAGTATAATGAGCGAGATGTTTTCCAATATGTAATGGCAAATAAAACAGTGATGCCGCGTACTGCCTTACGTTATGCCATTGAAAAAATGCCTGATAATTTGAAGCGACAAGCCATGTCCAAATAA
- a CDS encoding transporter, with protein MGYVSFQKLAAKEFRGNKIPYELKLAFENELNEKFTISYNAGVSDEFETFNYTFNIGYSPLNKVSVFAEYFATTTKSDTQHNADAGILFLIHPTFQIDIACGHSIADSESRFFTTFGLSYLF; from the coding sequence GTGGGCTATGTCTCTTTTCAAAAACTTGCAGCAAAGGAATTCAGAGGTAATAAAATTCCGTATGAACTAAAATTAGCATTCGAAAATGAATTGAATGAAAAGTTTACTATTTCATACAATGCAGGTGTTTCAGATGAATTTGAAACATTTAATTATACATTCAATATAGGATACTCACCTCTAAACAAAGTTTCTGTTTTTGCAGAGTATTTTGCGACCACCACAAAATCTGACACTCAACACAATGCCGATGCAGGAATATTGTTTTTAATACACCCTACATTTCAGATTGATATTGCCTGTGGTCATTCCATTGCCGACTCTGAGAGTCGTTTTTTTACTACCTTTGGACTATCCTATTTGTTTTAA
- a CDS encoding PepSY-like domain-containing protein, with product MLLKKSLLLGLLTIFSLSLKAQEKIIPVAQIPEQVKLLVSQHFENIKIISAKQEKELLNKELEIILSNHTSLTFDKNNSLTEIESNHGIPTKLLNDTIVELVHNNYPNQKITSWEKTKLGQKVELDNDVDLFFDHNGNFLRASH from the coding sequence ATGTTACTTAAAAAATCTTTATTATTAGGCTTATTGACCATTTTCAGCTTGTCGTTAAAAGCGCAGGAAAAAATTATTCCCGTTGCTCAAATTCCTGAACAGGTCAAATTATTGGTATCACAACATTTTGAAAACATCAAAATTATCTCTGCCAAACAAGAAAAAGAACTGTTAAACAAAGAGCTTGAAATAATATTAAGCAACCATACATCACTTACTTTTGACAAAAACAATTCATTGACAGAGATAGAGTCAAACCATGGTATTCCAACCAAGTTATTGAACGATACCATTGTTGAATTGGTGCACAACAACTACCCCAATCAGAAAATTACAAGTTGGGAAAAAACAAAACTGGGTCAGAAGGTTGAGTTGGATAATGATGTAGATTTATTTTTCGACCACAATGGTAATTTTTTGCGAGCAAGTCATTAA
- the carB gene encoding carbamoyl-phosphate synthase large subunit codes for MPKDNSIKSVLIIGSGPIVIGQACEFDYSGSQASRSLREEGIEVTLINSNPATIMTDQVTADHIYLLPLTVDSIEKILNERKIDAVLPTMGGQTALNLCKEADERGIWAKYDVRIIGVNIAAIETTENRESFRKLMIEIGVGVPPSAVANSFLEGKEIAQRIGYPLVIRPSYTLGGTGGSFVMKKEEFEDRLMRGLQASPIHEVLVEKAVLGWKEYELELLRDANDNVIIICSIENLDPMGVHTGDSITIAPAMTLSDYTYQRMRDMAIKMMRAIGKFAGGCNVQFAVSPDTEDIIAVEINPRVSRSSALASKATGYPIAKIAAKLAIGYHLDELKNQITGSTSAFFEPALDYVIVKIPRWNFDKFHGADRTLGLQMKSVGEVMGIGRSFNEALQKACQSLEINRHGLGADGTGWHKVDDIIYSLEHPSWDRIFHVKDALKLGLPIQTIHNHTKIDKWFLTEIQKLVGMEQELRRHSLKNLSPDFMLDLKQNGFSDYQIAHILGNVTAEEVYETRKEMGVKRIYKMVDTCSAEFAAKTPYFYSTFERPAQDSNGNEITASESIVSNKKKILVLGSGPNRIGQGIEFDYSCVHGVLASKESGYEAIMVNCNPETVSTDFDIADKLYFEPVYQEHIYELIEYEKPDGVIVQLGGQTALKLSQYLNEKGIKIIGTSYEDMDLAEDRGRFSDLLHDLGIPYPPYGVAESAEEALVVANKVGYPVLVRPSYVLGGQGMSIVINDEELERAVIKLLKNLPGNRVLIDHFLDRAEECEADLICDGKDVQIIGIMEHIEPAGIHSGDSYAVLPPFSLSDVVISQIKDYAHKLALALNVKGLLNIQYAVKNEKVYVIEANPRASRTVPFIAKAHQVPYINIATKVMLGIKKLKDFNIKPAEFGYAIKEPVFSFEKFADVNKELGPEMKSTGEAIRFIESTNDAYFRNLYKEKSMYLSK; via the coding sequence ATGCCCAAAGATAATTCTATCAAATCAGTTCTCATCATAGGCAGCGGCCCCATAGTAATAGGTCAGGCCTGCGAGTTTGACTACAGTGGTTCCCAAGCCTCACGCTCTTTACGCGAAGAAGGAATTGAAGTGACCCTCATCAACTCTAACCCTGCCACCATCATGACCGACCAGGTAACGGCAGATCATATTTATCTGCTGCCGCTTACAGTTGATAGCATTGAAAAAATATTGAATGAACGAAAGATTGATGCGGTTCTGCCAACTATGGGAGGTCAGACTGCATTGAATCTTTGCAAAGAAGCCGATGAAAGAGGTATCTGGGCAAAATATGATGTTCGCATTATTGGGGTGAATATTGCTGCCATTGAAACCACAGAAAACAGAGAATCTTTTCGGAAGCTGATGATTGAAATTGGTGTTGGTGTTCCGCCTTCTGCTGTTGCCAACTCCTTTCTTGAAGGCAAAGAAATTGCACAGCGCATTGGATATCCATTGGTAATTCGTCCGTCATACACTTTAGGTGGAACCGGTGGAAGCTTTGTAATGAAGAAAGAAGAGTTTGAAGATAGGTTGATGCGCGGACTACAAGCATCACCTATTCATGAAGTATTGGTGGAAAAAGCTGTTCTCGGATGGAAAGAATATGAACTGGAACTGCTGCGTGATGCTAACGATAACGTCATCATTATTTGCTCTATCGAAAACCTTGACCCAATGGGTGTTCACACAGGTGACAGTATTACTATTGCACCTGCTATGACACTGAGTGATTACACCTATCAGCGCATGCGCGATATGGCCATTAAAATGATGCGTGCTATCGGAAAATTTGCAGGTGGATGCAACGTACAGTTTGCTGTGAGCCCCGATACAGAAGATATTATTGCCGTAGAAATAAATCCGCGAGTTTCACGCTCATCAGCTTTGGCTTCAAAAGCAACAGGTTATCCAATTGCTAAAATTGCTGCTAAACTTGCAATCGGTTATCATCTTGACGAATTAAAAAATCAAATTACCGGAAGCACCTCTGCATTCTTTGAACCTGCTTTAGACTATGTGATTGTTAAAATACCGCGATGGAATTTTGATAAGTTTCATGGCGCAGACCGAACATTGGGCCTACAAATGAAATCCGTAGGTGAAGTGATGGGTATTGGCCGAAGTTTTAATGAAGCGCTACAAAAGGCTTGTCAAAGTTTGGAAATTAATCGCCATGGCCTTGGTGCAGACGGAACAGGATGGCACAAAGTTGATGACATTATTTATTCTCTTGAGCATCCATCATGGGACAGAATATTTCATGTTAAAGACGCCTTGAAATTAGGCCTTCCAATTCAGACTATTCACAACCATACAAAAATTGATAAATGGTTTCTCACAGAGATTCAGAAATTAGTAGGCATGGAGCAAGAACTGAGAAGACATAGTCTTAAAAATCTTTCTCCAGACTTTATGCTTGACTTAAAACAGAATGGATTTTCAGATTATCAAATTGCACATATCTTAGGTAATGTCACTGCTGAAGAAGTATATGAAACGCGAAAAGAGATGGGTGTAAAACGCATTTACAAAATGGTTGACACCTGCTCGGCAGAGTTTGCAGCAAAGACACCTTATTTCTACAGCACTTTCGAAAGACCTGCACAAGACAGTAATGGCAATGAAATTACAGCCAGTGAAAGTATTGTAAGCAATAAGAAGAAAATTTTAGTACTGGGAAGTGGCCCTAACCGTATTGGTCAGGGTATTGAGTTCGACTATTCCTGTGTACATGGTGTACTCGCATCAAAAGAGTCGGGTTATGAAGCCATCATGGTTAACTGTAATCCCGAAACTGTAAGCACAGACTTTGACATTGCCGACAAACTTTATTTTGAACCGGTTTATCAGGAGCACATCTACGAGCTTATTGAGTATGAAAAACCAGATGGTGTTATTGTTCAGTTAGGTGGACAAACGGCTCTGAAATTGTCGCAGTATCTCAATGAAAAAGGTATAAAGATAATTGGCACTTCATATGAAGACATGGATCTGGCAGAAGACCGCGGACGTTTCTCTGATTTACTTCACGATTTAGGAATACCCTACCCTCCATATGGTGTTGCAGAAAGTGCAGAAGAAGCACTTGTTGTTGCCAATAAAGTCGGCTACCCTGTTTTGGTTCGTCCAAGTTATGTGTTGGGTGGGCAAGGAATGAGTATTGTCATTAACGATGAAGAATTAGAACGTGCAGTAATAAAACTGCTAAAAAATCTTCCGGGCAACAGAGTACTCATTGACCACTTTCTTGATCGTGCAGAAGAATGTGAGGCTGATTTGATTTGCGATGGTAAAGATGTTCAGATTATAGGCATCATGGAGCACATTGAACCGGCAGGTATTCATAGCGGTGATTCGTATGCAGTATTGCCTCCATTCAGTTTAAGTGATGTTGTTATCAGTCAGATAAAAGATTATGCACATAAACTGGCACTGGCACTCAATGTAAAAGGCTTGCTTAACATACAGTATGCTGTTAAGAATGAAAAAGTTTATGTTATTGAAGCCAATCCGCGTGCATCAAGAACAGTTCCGTTTATTGCCAAAGCACATCAGGTGCCTTACATTAACATTGCAACTAAGGTGATGCTTGGGATAAAAAAATTAAAAGACTTCAACATTAAGCCTGCTGAATTTGGATATGCTATAAAAGAACCTGTGTTTTCATTCGAGAAGTTTGCCGATGTTAACAAAGAATTAGGCCCCGAAATGAAATCAACAGGTGAAGCCATCCGATTTATAGAAAGTACTAATGATGCCTATTTCCGTAATTTGTACAAGGAAAAAAGTATGTATTTATCAAAATAA